A single region of the Biomaibacter acetigenes genome encodes:
- the pglZ gene encoding BREX-3 system phosphatase PglZ, which produces MIEDVIVQRLPLNQNNFILLYDPDDMVAGEKIVSRISSCGYTLINYEDPDMFRFYFEQILNKGTDIDEAGGDKIVLRLTRNTYVPYDIQSIFQEIRITIKDIFPGLSYTVLKEMGSGILGDIYDAYKNYPGLNLGDGETMDFILENVYGIFPDTIHTYEDLIKTLIKIFYCGKELPEIILNYLSKRFETHPDFINFPVKKILSGKESFFYYLQQQWELYIKSFFENNIRSDVNFGHADIRVYMDNLFSEGYLTPVHCHEIQRIPVWARDGVIYQEILDKKKNYEELMEKVRASLEKVESFKDWWGIASRWAELLVIFSDSNMKKELDVKEFEKTSLHLERTFKEWLLENYGLLSSLSYTSFPVMVHHIPWHIHYRMQKENFKKVALIVFDGMSLDNWIIIKRHLNQSKTWILEENLSFAWIPTMTYISRQAIFSGQVPAYFADTFFSTDNDETHWKRFWMDKGFRADAIYYMRNIKHFDENGLEELVKNQKARILGLVVNMIDDMVHGGQLLLSGMHQDIKLWLREGGLERFLLKLSASGYEIYITSDHGNVSAVGQGRIQEGLGVDQAESRVRIYEKSKSHENAVQTFRAFKWKAYGLPRDYNYIICDDNFAYGKINEKMICHGGTSVEEVIVPFVHVRKGA; this is translated from the coding sequence ATGATTGAAGATGTGATTGTCCAGAGGTTGCCTTTAAATCAGAATAATTTCATATTGCTCTATGACCCTGATGATATGGTGGCCGGGGAAAAGATTGTATCCCGGATAAGTAGCTGCGGTTACACTCTCATTAATTATGAAGACCCGGATATGTTCAGGTTTTATTTCGAACAAATTTTAAATAAAGGTACAGACATCGATGAAGCAGGCGGGGATAAGATTGTACTGAGGCTTACACGAAATACGTATGTACCTTACGATATTCAGTCCATATTTCAGGAAATAAGGATAACCATAAAAGACATCTTTCCCGGGCTGAGCTACACTGTTTTAAAGGAAATGGGCAGCGGTATTCTGGGTGATATATACGATGCTTATAAAAATTACCCGGGTCTGAATCTGGGCGACGGTGAAACCATGGATTTCATACTTGAAAACGTCTACGGCATATTTCCGGATACCATACACACATACGAAGATTTGATAAAAACATTGATAAAAATATTTTACTGCGGGAAAGAATTGCCTGAAATCATCCTGAATTACCTTTCAAAGAGATTCGAGACACATCCGGATTTTATAAACTTCCCCGTTAAAAAAATTTTATCCGGAAAAGAATCCTTCTTTTATTATCTACAGCAGCAATGGGAACTTTATATAAAATCTTTTTTTGAAAATAATATCAGATCCGATGTGAATTTTGGCCATGCGGATATCAGGGTGTATATGGACAACCTTTTTTCAGAAGGGTATTTGACCCCCGTCCATTGCCATGAAATCCAGAGGATTCCAGTCTGGGCCCGGGATGGGGTAATCTATCAAGAGATTCTCGATAAAAAGAAAAACTATGAAGAATTGATGGAAAAGGTCAGGGCGTCCTTGGAAAAGGTGGAATCTTTTAAAGACTGGTGGGGCATAGCTTCCCGGTGGGCTGAATTATTGGTGATATTCAGTGACAGCAATATGAAAAAGGAGCTGGATGTTAAGGAATTTGAAAAAACTTCTTTACATCTGGAAAGGACTTTTAAGGAGTGGCTTCTGGAAAATTACGGTTTGCTTTCGTCTTTATCGTATACAAGTTTTCCGGTGATGGTTCATCATATTCCCTGGCACATCCATTACAGGATGCAAAAAGAAAACTTTAAAAAAGTGGCCCTCATAGTTTTTGACGGCATGTCTCTGGATAACTGGATAATAATAAAAAGGCATCTGAATCAGAGTAAAACATGGATACTGGAGGAAAACCTATCTTTTGCATGGATCCCCACCATGACCTATATATCGCGCCAGGCCATCTTTTCGGGGCAGGTGCCGGCGTACTTTGCCGATACGTTTTTTTCTACGGATAATGATGAAACTCACTGGAAGAGGTTTTGGATGGATAAGGGCTTTCGGGCCGATGCCATATATTACATGAGAAATATTAAGCATTTTGACGAAAACGGCCTTGAAGAACTGGTCAAAAACCAGAAAGCCAGGATACTGGGCCTTGTGGTAAACATGATAGATGACATGGTGCACGGCGGACAGCTGCTGCTTTCGGGGATGCATCAGGATATAAAACTCTGGCTCAGAGAAGGAGGGCTGGAGCGCTTTTTGCTGAAGCTTTCCGCCAGCGGATATGAAATATATATAACCTCGGACCATGGAAACGTCAGCGCCGTAGGCCAGGGCAGGATTCAGGAAGGTCTCGGTGTGGATCAGGCGGAAAGCAGGGTCAGAATATACGAAAAATCCAAAAGCCATGAAAATGCCGTTCAAACATTCAGGGCCTTTAAATGGAAAGCTTACGGCTTACCGCGGGATTATAATTATATCATCTGCGATGATAACTTTGCTTACGGTAAAATTAACGAAAAAATGATATGTCATGGCGGAACATCCGTTGAGGAAGTCATTGTTCCATTCGTCCATGTAAGAAAAGGAGCATAA
- a CDS encoding DUF6079 family protein gives MKYKDLVNFDPVESIIKLTDTNKKQDAERFVRTYVMSDSMADALINIVLPQLQFENTVDNKGIFIVGNYGTGKSHLMSVISAIAENKDMLDLMKNERFKKEAECIAGKFEVLRFEIGASKMDLRDIVTREIEKDLYKREIEYKFPSMEEVSNTTDSLVEMMNLFQEKYPDKGYLIVVDELLDYLRHLSEQKMVLALTFLREMGEVSKVTRIRFMAGLQESLFESGQFSFVADSLNRVKARFEQIMIKKQDISYVVSERILKKNERQKAWIREHLVKFGPLYKNLADRLEEYVNLFPIHPSYIETFEKVYIAEKREVLKTISITIKNLLEKEVPEDDTGIISYDSYWDFIKDNPGMKSDADIREVIEKSGVLESLIEHSYTRPQYKPMAKRIIYALSVKRLTTGDIHAPLGLTVDNMKDDLFLYTPMPEMEESFLKTTIETVMKEILKTVSGQFITYNRDNEQYYLDLKKDIDYDAKIQARADFIEDEDINKYYYSIILKAMEWERPEYVGGRRIYQYELIWEERNVERRGYLFMGLPNERTTAQPPRDFYIYFLPPYGNNRHDGMTQPDEVYFEFVNRDEKVDEYIRMYAATMSMYDMSSGSSKSVYYDKAMAYQKKAVEWILEHIKECFEVRYDGECRTILYWLKSRAAVEVTIKDYIDMTASTCLSPYFAEKYPDYPRFSVLVTQKNTRELFKSAINYIAGKKTDMGAKVLDSLGLLDEDKNISPEHSKYAKHFINLINKLPEQQVLNRDDIFEWVNTDEELDKKFKLEPWWVVVIMASLIYSGDITLTTSAKKYDATMLEEMAADNTADLLQFKHCQRPMDIPIEALKCLFKYLELPPGQITNPNTRAAAVEMMLKRIDDIIGKIIDAQKFMYGEINIWGKPVINESKKQNYKEALLRFRDFLDSLKKYNTPAKLKNFKPTSGEIEDYFKALEIIKELNILKSFKQEIDPYASYLASAELVLKDEAWGKKVAYIKQEIESILKEPGGIDDDISRRLTSRLRQIKDEYIQKYMELHKKHRLDLSGDERKKKILNGNIKQNLEKLTGIKDIIPQGKFKEQIDRLSSLKVCFALIEDNMKNTAACPYCNFNPADGERAVFGELDSIEDALDKLYEEWKNILVNFIDDPRVSENISFLREEQQKALKPLINSRTLPEKVDAVFVSAINDLSRGLEKIEVSARDIESKVFGSGPSTLEDLKKRFMDFLDEISRGRDAGKIRIILK, from the coding sequence GTGAAATACAAAGACCTGGTAAATTTTGATCCGGTGGAAAGCATCATAAAGCTTACCGATACCAACAAAAAGCAGGATGCGGAAAGGTTTGTCAGAACTTACGTCATGTCCGACAGTATGGCGGATGCCCTCATAAACATTGTCTTACCTCAGCTTCAATTTGAAAATACTGTAGACAACAAGGGCATTTTCATAGTCGGAAATTACGGCACCGGCAAATCCCATCTGATGTCAGTCATTTCCGCCATAGCTGAAAATAAAGACATGCTGGATTTGATGAAAAACGAGCGGTTTAAAAAAGAAGCGGAGTGTATTGCCGGAAAATTTGAGGTGTTGAGGTTTGAGATAGGCGCTTCCAAGATGGATCTTAGAGATATAGTGACCAGGGAAATAGAAAAGGACCTTTACAAAAGAGAAATAGAATATAAATTTCCATCCATGGAGGAGGTATCCAATACCACCGATTCCCTGGTGGAGATGATGAATTTATTTCAGGAAAAGTATCCCGACAAAGGATACCTTATCGTGGTCGACGAGCTTCTAGATTATTTGAGGCATTTGTCGGAACAGAAGATGGTCCTGGCGCTCACCTTTCTGAGAGAAATGGGCGAAGTCAGCAAGGTCACCCGCATACGCTTTATGGCGGGCCTGCAGGAATCCCTGTTTGAAAGCGGGCAGTTTTCTTTCGTGGCGGATTCTTTAAACAGGGTGAAAGCCCGATTTGAACAGATCATGATAAAAAAGCAGGACATATCCTATGTAGTATCAGAAAGGATCCTCAAGAAAAACGAAAGGCAGAAGGCATGGATAAGGGAGCATCTGGTGAAGTTCGGCCCCCTCTATAAAAATCTTGCTGATAGGCTGGAGGAATATGTTAACCTGTTTCCCATTCATCCTTCGTACATAGAAACTTTTGAGAAGGTTTACATAGCCGAAAAAAGGGAAGTGTTGAAGACCATATCTATCACCATAAAAAATCTGCTGGAAAAAGAGGTGCCCGAAGACGATACCGGCATCATTTCCTACGATTCATACTGGGATTTCATAAAAGATAATCCCGGCATGAAATCCGATGCGGATATAAGGGAAGTCATAGAAAAAAGCGGCGTGCTGGAAAGCCTTATAGAACATTCGTATACCAGACCTCAGTATAAACCCATGGCAAAGAGGATAATCTACGCCCTGAGCGTAAAAAGACTTACCACGGGAGACATCCATGCTCCTCTGGGGCTTACGGTAGACAATATGAAGGACGACCTTTTTCTCTATACCCCGATGCCCGAGATGGAAGAAAGCTTTTTAAAGACCACCATTGAAACGGTGATGAAAGAAATATTGAAGACCGTCAGCGGCCAGTTTATAACATATAACCGGGACAATGAGCAGTATTATCTGGACCTGAAAAAAGACATAGACTATGATGCAAAGATTCAGGCCAGGGCCGACTTTATTGAAGATGAGGACATCAATAAATACTATTACAGCATCATATTAAAGGCCATGGAATGGGAGAGGCCCGAGTATGTGGGAGGCCGCAGAATATACCAGTATGAGCTGATATGGGAAGAAAGAAACGTGGAGAGGCGGGGATATCTTTTCATGGGGCTGCCCAATGAAAGGACCACCGCCCAGCCGCCCAGGGATTTTTATATATATTTCCTGCCGCCTTACGGGAATAACAGGCATGACGGCATGACACAGCCGGATGAGGTTTACTTCGAATTTGTAAACAGGGATGAAAAAGTTGATGAATATATTAGGATGTACGCCGCCACCATGTCCATGTACGACATGTCTTCGGGCAGCAGTAAATCCGTATACTACGATAAAGCCATGGCGTATCAGAAAAAAGCCGTAGAATGGATACTGGAGCACATAAAAGAGTGCTTTGAGGTGCGGTATGACGGCGAATGCAGGACCATCCTCTACTGGCTGAAAAGCAGGGCAGCCGTGGAGGTCACCATCAAGGATTATATAGACATGACCGCATCCACCTGCCTTTCTCCGTATTTTGCCGAAAAATACCCCGACTACCCCAGATTCTCCGTCTTAGTGACGCAGAAAAATACGCGGGAGTTGTTCAAATCCGCCATAAATTATATAGCCGGTAAAAAGACTGATATGGGGGCTAAAGTCCTGGATTCACTGGGGCTTCTGGATGAAGATAAAAACATATCTCCCGAACATTCCAAATATGCAAAGCATTTTATAAACCTCATAAATAAATTGCCGGAACAACAGGTACTGAACCGGGACGACATCTTTGAGTGGGTAAATACGGATGAAGAACTCGACAAAAAGTTTAAGCTGGAGCCCTGGTGGGTTGTTGTGATAATGGCTTCCTTAATCTATAGCGGAGATATAACTTTGACCACCTCCGCAAAAAAATACGACGCCACCATGCTGGAAGAGATGGCGGCAGATAATACTGCCGACCTTCTACAATTTAAACACTGCCAGCGCCCGATGGATATCCCCATCGAGGCATTAAAGTGCCTTTTTAAATATCTGGAGCTACCTCCGGGACAGATTACAAATCCCAACACCAGGGCCGCTGCCGTTGAAATGATGCTGAAAAGAATAGATGATATCATAGGTAAAATTATTGATGCCCAGAAATTCATGTATGGGGAGATAAATATATGGGGCAAACCTGTTATAAATGAGAGTAAAAAACAAAATTACAAAGAAGCTTTATTAAGATTCAGAGATTTTCTCGATTCCTTGAAAAAATACAACACCCCGGCAAAACTTAAAAATTTCAAACCCACATCCGGAGAAATAGAAGATTACTTTAAAGCCTTGGAAATCATAAAAGAATTAAACATTCTAAAATCCTTCAAGCAGGAGATTGACCCGTATGCCTCTTATCTTGCCAGTGCCGAACTGGTGCTCAAAGATGAAGCCTGGGGCAAAAAGGTCGCATATATAAAGCAGGAAATCGAAAGTATCTTAAAAGAACCCGGCGGCATAGATGATGATATTTCCCGAAGGCTTACCAGCAGGTTGAGACAGATAAAGGATGAGTATATACAAAAATACATGGAGCTCCACAAAAAGCATAGACTGGACCTTTCAGGCGATGAGCGCAAAAAAAAGATATTAAACGGCAATATAAAGCAAAACCTTGAAAAGCTCACAGGCATAAAAGATATAATCCCGCAGGGAAAATTTAAGGAACAGATAGATAGATTATCATCGCTGAAAGTCTGCTTTGCCCTCATCGAAGACAATATGAAAAATACGGCGGCATGCCCCTACTGCAACTTTAATCCTGCGGACGGCGAAAGAGCTGTGTTTGGGGAGCTGGATTCAATAGAGGATGCCCTGGATAAACTCTATGAGGAATGGAAAAATATCCTGGTAAATTTCATAGACGACCCCAGAGTCAGCGAGAACATAAGCTTTTTAAGGGAAGAACAGCAAAAGGCATTAAAACCATTAATCAACAGCAGGACTCTTCCCGAAAAAGTCGATGCCGTGTTTGTTTCAGCCATAAATGACCTTTCCAGAGGCCTGGAAAAAATTGAAGTGTCGGCCAGGGACATAGAAAGCAAGGTGTTCGGAAGCGGTCCTTCCACCCTGGAGGATTTAAAAAAGAGGTTTATGGATTTTTTAGATGAAATATCAAGAGGCAGGGATGCCGGCAAGATAAGAATAATACTGAAATGA